The Nitrospira sp. genome includes a region encoding these proteins:
- a CDS encoding rubrerythrin family protein, whose product MGKSLKGTKSHDNLKHAFAGESQANRRYLYFARRADIEGYPDIGGLFRDTSEAETGHAFGHMDFLKEVGDPATGVPIGNTDANLKSAIEGETYEYTQMYPGMAKTARDEGFPELAEWFETLAKAERSHANRFQKGLDGLKS is encoded by the coding sequence ATGGGAAAAAGCTTAAAAGGGACCAAGAGTCACGACAATCTGAAACATGCGTTTGCCGGAGAATCACAAGCCAACCGACGGTATCTCTATTTCGCTCGGCGGGCGGATATCGAGGGGTATCCGGACATCGGCGGGCTCTTCCGGGACACCTCAGAGGCGGAAACCGGCCATGCCTTCGGCCATATGGACTTCTTGAAAGAGGTCGGAGACCCGGCTACCGGTGTGCCGATCGGCAATACGGATGCGAATCTCAAGTCTGCCATCGAGGGCGAAACCTACGAATATACGCAAATGTATCCTGGGATGGCGAAGACGGCTCGGGATGAGGGGTTTCCTGAGTTAGCTGAATGGTTTGAGACGCTCGCAAAAGCCGAGCGGTCCCATGCCAATCGTTTCCAAAAGGGGCTGGATGGCTTGAAAAGCTAA